A DNA window from Flammeovirga agarivorans contains the following coding sequences:
- a CDS encoding TIGR03643 family protein, whose product MYNQLSDEELDRVIEMAWEDRTPFAAIEVQFGLNESNVIKIMRLHLKESSFKRWRKRVHSGASSKHLKKRSDAITRFKCNRQRLITGNKISKKMY is encoded by the coding sequence ATGTATAATCAACTGAGTGATGAAGAATTGGACAGAGTGATTGAGATGGCTTGGGAAGATAGAACACCATTCGCGGCAATTGAAGTTCAATTTGGATTGAATGAAAGCAATGTAATCAAAATAATGAGATTACATCTTAAAGAAAGTAGCTTCAAAAGGTGGAGAAAAAGAGTCCATTCTGGAGCAAGTAGTAAACATCTTAAGAAAAGATCAGATGCTATCACAAGATTCAAATGTAACCGTCAAAGGTTGATTACTGGAAATAAAATTAGTAAGAAGATGTACTAA